The Catellatospora citrea DNA segment GCTGGCCGAGGGCATCGGCGACACCATCCGGGTGTCGCTGTCCGCCCCGCCGGTCGAGGAGATCAAGGTCGGCACCGCGATCCTGGAGTCGCTGAACCTCAAGGAGCGGGGCCTGGAGATCGTGTCCTGCCCGTCCTGCGGCCGTGCCCAGGTGGACGTGTACACGCTCGCCGAGCAGGTCACCGCGGCCCTGGAGGGCTTCCCGGCGCCGCTGCGGGTGGCCGTCATGGGCTGCGTCGTCAACGGCCCCGGCGAGGCCCGCGAGGCCGACCTCGGCGTGGCCTCCGGCAACGGCAAGGGCCAGATCTTCGTCAAGGGCCAGGTCATCAAGACCGTGCCCGAGTCGATGATCGTGGAGACCCTGGTCGAGGAGGCCATGAAGATCGCCGCCGACATGGGCATCGACCCGCTCGGCGACGACGCGCCCACCCCCGCGGTGGTCACCGTCCACTGATCCGGACAACCGAGAAGGCCCCGTTCCGCAGGAACGGGGCCTTCTTCGTCGGGGGTCACTCGGCGAGGATGGAGTAGAGCTTGCGCTTGGTGTCCTGGAGGGTTTCCAGGGCCTGCTGGCGCTGGGCGGGGGTGCCGGACATGGCGACCTGGCGCAGGGCGCCCATGATGGCGAAGCCGGCCTCGCGGAACTCCTGGGACTGGGCGATGTGGTCGGCGTCGAAGTCCTGCCACGGCCGGCCCTGGCCGGACTCACCGGCCCGCTCCGCCTCGGCCCGGCCGGTCTCGGTGAGCGTGAACCGCTTGCGGCCGCCGCTCTCCTCGCTGACGATCAGACCCTCGTCCTCCAGCAGCTGCAGCGTCGGGTAGATCGAGCCGGGGCTCGGCCGCCACACCCCGCCGGTGCGGGTCTCCAGCTCGGAGATCATCTCGTATCCGTGCATCGGGCGCTCCAGCAGCAGGCCCAGCACCGCCGCGCGGGTGTTGCCGCGCCGGCCGCGGCCCCGGCCGTGTCCGCGCCCGTGGCCGAAGCCGCCGGGGCCGAACGGGGGCCGCATCGGCCCGAAGGCGAACAGCCGGGGGTCATGGCCATGCCCCGGGCCGTGTCCGTGCTCGTGCGTGTCGTGTCCGTGGTGTCGTCGGAACATGTCGTTTTTCTCCTGGTTCGTTCAGTGGCCCCGCGGTCGCGGGAGCCCCTCATGATTATCGGCGACGTATCAGCGATGTGTTTACGATATATCGGCAACCTGTCGGCGACAACCCCGTTTCCCGGGGATACCACTGGCGGCCCGCGCGGATCTCATTAGGCTGTGGTCATGCTCACCCTTCCGGTGCGGCAGCTGGCCGAAGCTGACCGCGCCGCAGTGGAACGCCTGCTCGCGGCGTATCCGATCGCGGCGGCGCAGGTGGCTGAGCGGGTGGCGATACGCGGGCTGGGCTGGCGCGCCGACGGCAGGCTCTACGGCTACGGCAGTCGCCGGAATCCCGAGGCGGTGCTCTGGTCGGGCGGGCAGGTCTCCCCGGTCGGCGCCGACGCCGCCGCGGTGGCCGCGTTCGCCGAGATGGTCTCCGGGCAGCCGCGCGTGTGCGCCTCGCTGGTGGGGGAGTCGGAGGCCGTGCTGGGCCTGTGGGAGCTGCTGCGTCCGGCCTGGGGTCCCGAGCGCACGGTGCGCGCCCACCAGCCGCTGCTGGTCGTGGAGACCCCGCCCGCCGTGGCGGCCGACCCGCTGGTGCGCCAGGTCCGGCCCGACGAGGTCGACCTCGTCTTCCCGGCATCGGTGGCGATGTACACCGAGGAGGTCGGGGTCTCGCCGCTGGGCGACGACGGGGGGCGGGGCTACCGCGGGCGCGTGGCGGAGCTGGTCAAGGCGGGACGGTCGTACGCCCGGATCGTCGACGGCACGGTGGTGTTCAAGGCCGAGCTGGCGGTGGTGACCCGGCATACCGCGCAGGTGCAGGGGGTCTGGGTGGACCCGTCCTGGCGCGGGCGCGGCTTCGCGATAGCCGGCATGGCGGCCGTGGTGCGCGACGCGCTGCGCCGGGTCGCGCCGACCGTCAGCCTGTACGTCAACGACTTCAACACCCCGGCCCGCCGCGTGTACCAGCGGCTGGGCTTCCGGCAGGTGGGCGCGTTCGCGACGGTCCTGTTCTGACGGTCCGGCCGGACGGCGCGCCACGCCGAAGCCACGACCATTTTCGTGACTTTGCGCACCTAGCTAACTACGTTAAGTAACGATAGTGGCTGACCAGATGTGACGGCCGGCGAGGTGACTACCCCCATGGGGCGGATCGTTAAACAGCTCTCTGACACCACCACCAAGTACTACTGGTATCCCGGAGAGAAGCAGGAGTGGATCCGTGCCGTGGTCGCCGTCGGGACCGGCGGCGCGTCCGCCGCGCTGCTGATGATGCTGACCCGCAACACCCTGGCGGCCGTGGTGACCGGCTGCGCGGTCACCCTCGCCGTGTCGGGTTTCAACTTCGGACGCCGGGACGCCAAGGCGCTGTCCGGCTTTCCCAACCTCAGCGACAAGGCCGCGCGCCGCGCCGCGATCTCCCACTCCGGCCGGGCCGCCTGGCGGGCGAGCGCGCACGGGGTCGGCGGCGCGGTGGCCGCCATCGTGGTGCTCAACCTGGCCCACCACGGCTGGGTCGCCGACTGGCTGCTGCCCGTGGTGCCGGCCGTGGTCGGCGCGCTCGCCCACCAGACCGGCATGATCTGGGAACAGCTGGCCAGCACCGTCACCAGCCCCGGCCCCGCCGCCACCCCAGCCGCCAAACCCTCCACCGAGTGACCCGGACGCGATCTCCTGGCCTGGCTGCAGTTTCGGGGAAACTGCGGCAACGGGGTCGCCGATTCCAGCTGTTTCCCTGAAACCGCAGCCCGAGCCGGCCGAGGGTCAGCGGCGGAGGGTGTCCAGGGCGCGGGAGGTGGTCCAGTCGCGGTTGGCGGCGGGGGCGCCGAAGCGCTCGGGGAGCAGGGCGTCGAGTTCCCAGCTCGGGGTGCCTGAGGTGATCCATTCGGCGAGGTGGCGGCCGAGGCCTCCGGCCAGGCCCATGCCGTGCAGGCCGAACCCGGCCGCGATCCACAGGCCGGGCAGGGCGGAGCGGCCCGCCAGCGGGGCGCCGTCGGGGGTGAAGGCCTCCACCCCGTGCATGATCTTCGCGAGCTTGCTGCGGCGCAGCTCCGGCATGCGCTCACCGGCCAGCTGCCACAGCGGGGCGAACGCCTCCTCGTCGGGCGCGGCCAGCTCCCGCGCCTTGGCCAGGGGCTCGGCGTCGCCGGCCGGCCAGGCGGGCACGGGGTCGGGCCGGCTGCCGCCGACGATGACGCAGCCGTTGGCGGCCCGCAGGTAGAGCGACTGCTCGGGGATCCGGCAGGTGGGGGTGGTGTCAGGGTCGAGCGCGGGGTGCAGGACCTCGCTGACGCCGTACTGGTGCAGGATCGGCACGACCGGGACCACGACGCCGGCCATCGCCCCGACGGCGCCCGCCGCCGCCCCCGCCGCGTTGATCACGAGCGGGGTCTCGATGACGCCGTCGCTGGTGTGCACCGCCCGGACCTGCCCGCCGGTGGTGTCGATGCCGGTGACCCGGACCCCGGTGCGGATGCTCACCCCGTGCGCGAC contains these protein-coding regions:
- a CDS encoding PadR family transcriptional regulator, with the translated sequence MFRRHHGHDTHEHGHGPGHGHDPRLFAFGPMRPPFGPGGFGHGRGHGRGRGRRGNTRAAVLGLLLERPMHGYEMISELETRTGGVWRPSPGSIYPTLQLLEDEGLIVSEESGGRKRFTLTETGRAEAERAGESGQGRPWQDFDADHIAQSQEFREAGFAIMGALRQVAMSGTPAQRQQALETLQDTKRKLYSILAE
- a CDS encoding GNAT family N-acetyltransferase yields the protein MLTLPVRQLAEADRAAVERLLAAYPIAAAQVAERVAIRGLGWRADGRLYGYGSRRNPEAVLWSGGQVSPVGADAAAVAAFAEMVSGQPRVCASLVGESEAVLGLWELLRPAWGPERTVRAHQPLLVVETPPAVAADPLVRQVRPDEVDLVFPASVAMYTEEVGVSPLGDDGGRGYRGRVAELVKAGRSYARIVDGTVVFKAELAVVTRHTAQVQGVWVDPSWRGRGFAIAGMAAVVRDALRRVAPTVSLYVNDFNTPARRVYQRLGFRQVGAFATVLF
- a CDS encoding NAD(P)/FAD-dependent oxidoreductase, with product MGASARAVIIGGGVVGCSLAYHLGRAGWRDTVLLEQHELTDGSTWHTAGFVTSMRGPDGPGWHARLAGYLPALAAMLRAETGHDPGWRPVGGLRLALSHAHVDELRRLARRADELGVPLELRGASATMNLVPRLDLSDVQAAAWLPGEGFVRPKDFVNALVAGAVAHGVSIRTGVRVTGIDTTGGQVRAVHTSDGVIETPLVINAAGAAAGAVGAMAGVVVPVVPILHQYGVSEVLHPALDPDTTPTCRIPEQSLYLRAANGCVIVGGSRPDPVPAWPAGDAEPLAKARELAAPDEEAFAPLWQLAGERMPELRRSKLAKIMHGVEAFTPDGAPLAGRSALPGLWIAAGFGLHGMGLAGGLGRHLAEWITSGTPSWELDALLPERFGAPAANRDWTTSRALDTLRR